CCTTCGAGCACAACAACATCATCCTGCAGGCGCTGGGAACTGCGGACACGGTGCAGGTCGACCTCACCTACGCAGATCTGCGCCAAGGCGATGTGCTGATGCTCTGCTCCGACGGGCTGAGCGGGATGTTGCGCGCAGATGAGATGCGCGAGGTGTTGATCACCATCAAAGATCCACTGGAAGCCTGCAAGGTTCTGACGGACCGCGCGAATCTCGCCGGCGGTCACGACAACATCACGGTGATCGTCGCCAAGTTCGAGGGCTCGGGTCTACCCCCGGCGAGTGCTGAAGACCTCCTCAGCTACCAGAAGTACGCGATCACCCAGCAAGCGACCGCAGACGCCACCGTGCGGGCTGCACCCGTCGCTCCAGAGACGCCCCTCAACCTGAGCGACGAAGCAGCTCGCGAGTCACGCAAGCTCAAGGTTTCCCACACCATGGTCGGCATGGACGCCGCGACGGTGCAGGCCGCGGTTCAGGCAGCGGGGCAAGGGCCGGCTCCCCACACTCCACCGATGCCGCCGGCGTACTACGATCCCGAAGAGGATCCGGTCGACATCCCCACCACTGGTTTGCCGCCAACCGTGGTCGGAATGATGGTCCTGGGTGCGTTGCTGGTCGCCGCGTTGGCGGGTGGCTACCTCGCCCTGGCGCCTTGACCAACGCGCCGTTGGAGTTCGCGCGCGCTGATCCCGCGCAGAGCCTGAGCACGTCGCGAGGTCACTGATGCGACACCTGCTGCGACGTCTGCTGTGGCTCTTGCCGGGCCTGATGCTCATCAGCTTGTTGGGCTTCTGGGCGGTCAGCCGTACGTTGCAGCCAAGCGCGAGCGCGGTGCCGCGCTTCTTCAACCCAAACCCGGTCAGCGTGCGTAACCTCGCGGAAAGAGCGATGTGGGACGCAGCCGAGGGAGGAAGCGACGGAGCAATCGAGCTCCGACGCCTCGGGGGCGCAGCACTGCCCTACGTCTTGCCCAAGCTCGATACCCTGCCGCCAGCCCAACGTACCCGCGTCGCGCTCGCTCTGGCCCCGTTGGGTCGCCGGATGGGCGTCGGGGAGCCGGAGGAGCTCGACGACGCCGAGGCGGCAGTGGTGTTCTGGGGGCGCTTTTGGCAAGACCGAGGCCTCGACTACCGCCCTTTGGTCGTCCGACGCGCGGTGTCCAGGCTGGCCTCCAAGAGCTCGACGCTGCGACGTGCAGACGTGTTGGCGCTCGACACCTATGCCTTGCCGGAGCTCTTCGCCGCGCTCTCTCCCCCCCAAACGGAGCAAGACATCCCCAGGGCCCGCCGCTTGGTCGCGGTGATCGCGCACATCACCGAGCGCAATGTACAAATCCGCAAGGAATCTACCTTGAAGGAGGCGCGGCAGAACGTACTCGAAAACCGCGAGTGGTGGCGTAGGGAGCGTTCGAACTACATCCCCCGAGAAGGCACGGACCGGGTCCTCGCGATGCTGCGAGATACCCAGTACGGCGAGTGGCTCACTGCGACCATTGTGTATCGTTCCGACGAGCTGGTTCGCCAACTCGGCTACGCGAGCGTTCCCAGCCTACGCTTGGCCGGCTGGGCAATCTTTGGGTCGATGTTGCTGGCCGTGTTGCTGCTACTCCTCCCGGTACCCCGAGGTCGACGCTACACGCTGCTTTTTGCCTGTTTCGCGAGTTCACCGTTCTGGTTCGTGTTGCTGTGGACAGGGTCTGACCTGGGCGCCGTAGCGATGGCGCTCTTCGGAGGCATCCGCACGGCAACGTACGCGAGAGCTCTACAGCGCCAGCTGGTGAGTCCCACCCTCGATCAAGCCGAACGTGGATTTGGGCTCAGTCCGCTAAGGCGCCGGGTACGTCATGCGCGCCTCGGCCTGGGCTACGCCGTCGCTGATCTGCCACTGGCCTTGCCTGGAATTTTTTCCGCGAGCATGCTCGTGGAGCTGGTTACCGGACAAAGCGCCCTGGGAACTCGCACGCTGCAGGCGGTCAAGCAGGGTGATATCGGCTGGGTGATGGTGCTCCTCGTGGCACTAACCGCGATGGTTGCAGTGGTGCAACTGATCGGCGACTACGCGCTCGGCCGCCTCGACCCACGTCTCCGCGAGGCACTGCACAAGCGAGAGGGGCGACTCGTATGAGGTTTCAAGTCGCGCTGTTGCTACTTGGGCTGGGTCTCGCGCTGAGCGCAGCCGGGTCTGTGCTCTCAGCCTCACCCGGCTTGTTCCAGCTCTGCCTGGTTGGTGTTTCCGTGGCGATTTTCGGGGCAGCGCTCGGCGTTGCGCTAGCGCTCTCCGCTGCGTTCGGCCCACGCGCAGTGGATCGCTTGCTCGCGCGCGGAGTGGAGGCGAGCGCAGCGCTCCCGACGGTGATCTTTCTCGCGCTGATGTTGATCGCCCAACCTGGCCTGGGCAGTACATTAGTTTTGCTTGCGCTGCTCAGGGCGCTACGTGTTGCCCGCCCGCTACGCGCCGAACTCCTGCGGATGCAGACTCTCGATTGGGCCCTTGCATCCCGAGCGCTCGGCGCCAGCACTTGGCGTCAGTTTCTATACGGATATTTACCAGCGTTGCTCGAGTTACTGGCCCTCGAGCTCGGCAGCGGCGTCTTGTGGACGCTAGGTGTGGTCTTCGCCACCTGCTACATGCGGCCCGACCTGTTGCCCCAGGGTGTGCTTTTGTTCGACGCCGCGAGCGGCGTAGCGCCCCTCGGCTGGGCTGGGGCTGCGTTGCTCGGCGCAGGCAGCCTCGGCTTGGTCTTTCCAGGTCGCCGCAAGCGTGGGGGGGGAGGCGCACCAGCGCAGCAACCGAGCCCGACAAGAAGCGCCTGAGCCCAAGAACTGGCGCGGATTTGGGGCTCGCTAACGCGCCGCCGGTTTTTGTTGTAGAAGCCCCCCATGGCACTCGCCCAAATCAGCGAACAGACGTTTGAGCAGGAAGTCCTCCACAGCGAGCTCCCCGTGATGGTGGAGTTTGGCGCTGAGTGGTGCGGCCCCTGCAAGACGGTGGCGCCGGAGCTTGCTGCCCTCGCTCAGGAGCTCGAGGGCAAGGCGAAGATCGTCACCGTAGACATCGACAAGAGCCCAATGTTGGCCCGCGCTCTGGGAATCCAGTCCGTGCCCACGTTCGTGGTCTTCCACAACGGACAGCCTGCTGGAGGCAAAGCTGGCGCGATGAAGCGAGCGGAGCTGCGCAAGCTCATCGAGCCCTTCTTGCCGCGCACCGCCGGTGCTTTGAAGCCCGAAGAGGTCGCGGAGCTGCTGAAGCGCGGACAGATCAGCCTCGTCGACACCCGAGAGGCACCCGTGTTCGCCCGTGCGCACCTACCTGGCGCTGCGAATCTGCCCCTCGAAGAAATCGAGAGTCGCCTGGCGGAGCTACACATGCTCCCCGCGGAACCGGTCTTGTACTGTCGCAGCGGAGACAAAACCAAGGAGCTAGCAGAAAAGCTCAGCGAGCAAGGCGTCCCGGTGAACTTCCTGGAAGGTGGCGTGCTGAACTGGGAAGCCGCCGGCTTCGAGCTCGAGCGCCCGGACTGATAGGCCGAGATGCTGACGTGACGCCCCCCTGCTTGGGCGTCACGGGCGGTTCGCCAGCTCAGACGCCGAGCTTTGACTGAGCCGCGGCCAATGCCACCCGGATCACTTCGCTGACTGGCTGATGAGCCTCCCGCGCGATGCGCTCGCAATCGGAGAACTCGGGCTTGATTTGCGCCGGGCCAAAGTCGCCCTCGCTGACCTTGACGCGTACATCGCCCCACGGTGTTTCCACATGGATTTCTCGGCGTGGTCGAACAACGCGCGCGACACGCCTTCGTCGCACACCAATCGAGCTGGTCTCGCGCAACACGCAGCGGGCGACGTCATCGGCCGTACCCAAGGGCGCCAATGCGGAGATCACCCAGCCTGGTCGGCCCTTCTTCATCGTTACAGGGACAATCCAGGCATCCACCGCGCCGGACTCGAGCACCGCAGCGAGCGCGTGACCAGCGAGTTCACCGGTGAGGTCATCGACATTGGCCTCGAGCAACTCGATGTCATCGGTCGAGCCGTCCGGGGCGATGAGAATCGCCCGGAGAGCGTTGGGACGATCCGGAAGCTTGCGGGTACCTGCACCCCAGCCGTGGGCGAGCGGCTTTCCAGTGGGCCAAACGCCAGTGCTTTCCGCAACCCCGGCCACGATGGCAGCGCCAGTAGGCGTCACCAGTTCGGCCTCGAGCCCGGAGTCGACGGTCAAGAAACCCTTGAGACAACCCAGTGTGGCGGGCGCTGGCAGCGGGATGCGCCCGTGGCGGCACTCCACGAAGCCGCGTCCTAGCGGCAGCGGGGTGACCAGTACTTTGGCCCCCAGATAGTCAAAGCAAGCCGCTGCACCAACGATGTCAACGATCGCGTCAAGCGCGCCGACTTCATGAAAGTGTACCGACTCGACGGGAATGCGATGAACCGCCGCCTCGGATTCCGCAAGGATACGGAAGATGCGCTGAGCTAGCGACTTCACCGATTCGCGCAGCCCACTGTCTGCGATGAGCTTTGCGATTTCAGCGTAGCTCCGCTCCCGTCCGCCGGCCTCCAGCTTGACGTCGAAATGCGTCGCACCGATCGCCCCAGCAGGCACGGAGGCGAGCTCCAGTTCGAAGCCGGAGAGAGACAGCGTCGCCACCGCCTCACGCACCACCGCGAAGGGCACTCCGAGGTCGACCAGCGCCGCGATGGTCATGTCCCCCGCGATACCGCTGAAGGTGTCGAGCAGGAGCAACTTGCCCTGACCAGCACCACGCGGGAGCGCGTCACGCCAGCGCTCTGGGTCGCCATCGATCACCGGACCGTGGTGGTGTCCGTCCCCGTGAGCGTGATGGTGCTCATCCTGATCATGATGCTCATGATCATGGTGCTCATGATCATGGTGCTCATGGTCGTGGTGCTCATGGTCATGAGACTCACCGCCGGCGCCCGGCCCGTGAGTATGCCCCGAACGATGGCTCCCCCCACCGTGGGGCGGGCTCACGCCGCCGGCCCCATACGACGTAGAATGCGAAACGCCGCCATGGCCGCCCCGAATCCGTTGTCGATATTCACCACGGAAACGCCCGACGCGCAGCCGGTGAGCATACCGAAGAGCGCGGTGAAGCCACCAAGCGCGGTGCCGTACCCGACGGAGGTCGGCACTGCGATCACGGGACCCGCGATCAGACCACCGACGACGCTCGCAAGCGCACCCTCCATGCCGGCCACGACGATCGCCACGGGGGTGTTTTGCAGGAGGTCGAGGTGCCGCACCACGCGGTGGATCCCTGCAACGCCCACATCGAAGACCCGTTGGTGCTTGGCACCACAAGCTGCGAGCGTCTCTGCAGCTTCTTCGGCGATCGGGATGTCGCTGGTGCCAGCGGTGACGATGGCAACGGGTGAGTTATCGAGGGACTCGACGACGCGGTCTCGGCTGATCACGACCCGCGCCTCTGCCTTGTACTCGAGAGCTGGCAGGACTTCGCAAATCCTTTGCGCCTTGTCGTTTTCCACACGCGTAATCAGCACGTTGGACGACCGAGCCAAGAGGGCCTGTGCGATGCCGATGATCTGCTCAGGGGTCTTGGACTCTCCAAGCACGACTTCAGGCAGCCCCTGACGCAGGGCGCGGTGGTGGTCCACATTGGCGAAACCGAGGTCCTCGACTGGAAGCTGCTTCAAGAGCTCCACCGCCGAGTCCAGCTCGACCTCTCCACGCTGCACCTTCTGCAATAATTCGCGCACCGATTGCGTGTTCACAGGGGCTCTATAGTCCTTCACCCCGGGCTCCACCACCAAGAGCGGCGCCTGGACCTGTCGCGCCTGGCTTGTGCTCATGCCTACCCGCCACTAGAACCCGTAAAGTGCCAGCGCTTCTCGGCCCCTTGATCGGCTTCGCCTTGGGCGTTGTCTTCGCCTGGTTGAGCGTTGGCAGGGCGGCACGCGACCGGCTCCAGGTGCGTCATCGTGGCACGCTGCTGAGCGCAGCGTACGGCCTGCTGATCTTCGCCCCAGTATGCGGCTATTTCATCGCCTTCGCCCCCGACTGGTCGGTCGCCTATTGGTTCGATGGGGCGGCGCTCGTGACGCCTTGGGGCCTACTCTGGGTGTTGCTCGACGCCAGTGCGCCCGCCCTTGGGTTCCTGATCGCCACACGCCAGGAGCGAGCCAAGCCGAGCTTCCTCGTGCGCGTTGGAAGCGCACCGGCTTTGCTCGCCCTCGGCCTGTTCGTCGTGAGCTACCGAAGGCTTGGAAGCTACGGCACCTATCGCCAGTTCCACGGTGACTTTGGCGTGCACCACGTCAGCGGAACGCCCCTTGGCCACGCTCTACTGTGGATGCTGCCGATCCTCACCCTGGGCACCCTGTGGACGCTGTACTGCATGCGTGACCTCAGCAAGGGCGCGACTTCCCCCATCCCGCGCCGGTCGCGTCGACACCCGGAACTAAGCTAGTGTCCAGGACTGATTCCTCGCGCCGCTCGGCGCGAATGTGGGTTCGCGCCGCGTGAGGCGCCCCCTTAGATGGAGCACCGAGAGATGAAGGACGACACACAACAGCTCAGGGAGCTGGCGGAGAAACTCGTAGCCCGCGCGCAGAAAGCAGGAGCCGACGTCGCTGAGGTGTCGGCGCGCTCAGGCTGGGAGCTGTCCACCAAGGTCAGGCTCGGAGAACCCGAGCTCGTCGAAGAGGCTGGTCACCGCGGTGTGTCGATGAAAGTGATCCGTGACCAGCGCGTGGCCATGAGCGCGACGAGCGACCTCTCGGAGGCCGGGCTGGAGCGGCTGGTGGCGGATGCCATCGCGTTGCTCGACCTGAGTCAGCCGGACGCCTGCGAAGGTCCAGCGGACCCAGAGCTGCTCGCAACCCCTCCCTTCCCTGAGCTTGATCTGTACGATCCCGCCGTCGAGGAGATCGATGCCGCCGCGGCGCTCGAACGCGCCAAGCTGGCTGAAAAGGCCGCGCTCGGCTTCGATGCGCGGCTCACGTTGTCGGAGGGCGCGACGTTTGCTCGCAACAGCGGCATCCGCGTCATGGTGCTCTCCAACGGCTTCGTCGGGACCACGCGCGGTTCCTACGCCTCCCTGGTGGTCTCGCCCGTCGCGAAGGACGACGGCGGCAAGAATCGTCGCGGCTTCTACTGGTCGGCGTGTCGCCATCTGGCCGACTTGGAGGATACCGAGGAAGTCGGACGCGAAGCCGCACGCCGCACGCTACGCCAACTGGGTGCACGCAAAGTCGACACCTGCGAAGCGCCGGTCATATTCGACCCAGACGTCGCCCGCTCCATCGTCGGCACCTTCGCCGGCTGCATCACGGGCGGCGCCGTCTGGCGCAAGTCAAGTTACCTCGCGGAAAGAGAAGGCTCCAGCGTCGCCAGCCCCCTGGTCACCCTAATCGACGATCCGCTGCTACCGCGAGCGCCTGGCTCCCGCCCGTTCGACGGTGAGGGCATGCCGTCCAGGCGAAACGTGGTGGTGCAGGACGGCGAGCTGAAGACGTTTCTGCTCGATTGGTACAGCGCCCGCAAGCTTGGCCGTGAATCAACCCACAGCGCGTCGCGAGGAGGCGCCTCGGTCGGTTCTTCGACCAGCAACTTCGTGCTGCAGCCAGGTAAGGTCAGCCGGGACGAGCTGATTCGCTCGACCAAGCGCGGGCTCTATGTCACCGAGATGATGGGCTTTGGCTTCAATGCGGTGACCGGCGATTTCAGCCGCGGCGCCGCTGGGTTCTGGATCGAAGACGGTGAGCTGGCGTTCCCGGTGAGCGAAATCACGGCCTCGTCGAACTTGGACACGATGCTGAAGAACATCGACGCGGTCGCCGATGACCTGGTGATGAAGACGTCAGTGGCCGCACCAACCTTCCGCGTCTCGTCGATGACCATCGCCGGGTCGTAGCTCGCCAGGCTGCGACCTCAGCTTCTCGAGGCGGGGGTCGTCTGTAGGGACCCAAAACTGAAGAGCCGATCGACGCCCCAGGCGAAGATCGGCTCAGCAGTTTGTGCGTACCCACGCTCAGGGGATCGGCCGGTCACGACGACGGACGCGCAGCAGACTCGCCAGGCTCCCGGGGTCGAGGAGGTCAAGCAGTTCGTAGCCTTCCGCGTCCGCGGGGGGCGAACCAACCCATACCACTCTGCAATCTTCGCACGCCCGATCGATCGCCGCACGGAAGGCCTTGAGGTCGACGCCAACCATCTGCTCGGCGACGACCACAACCATCAGTGGGCGATGGGACGGGCACATCACCAGTGCGTCGAGGGGATTCTCCAAGCTGATGGCCCCTCGAGGTAGCCCAAGTGTCCCAGCGCGCGCATCCTCCGCGACGAGCAACAGTGGACACCTACAGCTCAACTCGTCGGGTACAGGGAAGCCGGAGCGGCGCATGAACTCCGCCACATCTTCCGCGCGGAACCGTAGGTGACGCCCCGGAGTGCGGAAGTGCGGGATGCGTCCGTCCGCCACCCAGTTGTGGACGGTCTTTACTCCACAACCCAGGAGCTCTGCGACCTGGCGCGTCGTCAAAGGCGCCTGCTCCTCGCGGCGATACACTTTGATGCGAGACCCGGAGCTCCGACCGTCATCCCACTCCGCGAGAGTTTCGTCAGTCGTTTCGGCGGATGCGTCGATTGCTCGTTGGTTCACACTGGCCCCCTTTGTGGGGTTGGGGTTGGGTTCGGCGCGCAAACGCGGATGGGGTCGCGCGGGAGGGGATGGGCCGTGGCTAACGCACTGTCACCGCGCGGTAGCCTGAAGTCGCAGTGAAGCTAATCTTGGTTTATGGAAACGAGCCCGCATTCGTCAATCGAAACTCGCGACGCGGGGAAAGATTGTCGCGGAACCAGGACCGTCGGCTAGCGGAGAGTGACTCAACCCGTCTCTCCATGACGCGATCACCAATCCACGAGTGAACGCACGAACGCGCAACCAGCGCAAAGCGCACGGCTGGCTGCTCCAAGCGGCCTTGCAAACCACAACACCTACAGACTCACACCGAACGTTCCCGTTTCGACACCGGAATGTCGGTGACTTGAACGTCTGTTGGCCAGACGCCTTCTGCTGCCCGGAAACACGCGGCAGCGCCGTTCTCGAGTTGTGGCAGCAAACCCGCCGTTGAGCGTTGGCCCGCGGCAAGGGTAACACGCCAGTCGATGCGAAACGGAACTCGTTCGGAGCGCTGACTAATTCTCCCCCGAACGTAGCCACTGCGTGAGACGGAACGGCGTTAGTCAGTAGCGGCGGCGTCGAAACGATTCGCTTCGCCTGGAGATGCGCCCGGCGCGCCGTGGGTCTGGAAAGAGATGAGTACATCACTCAGTTCCGGTGTCCGCCTCGCAACGCTATACCCTGGCTTGTCATGTTTCAACGGTGGAATAGCGGACACCAAATCTCCGTCGGGATCTCGCAGGATGAGCGGCTCTCCTGAATTCGAAAGCCCGCTCTTGCCCAGCTGCTCCACCACGATCAGCTGAACCTCCTTCGAGGGTGACAGGTCGAAAGGGTATGCGCGATCATACTCAGGGGTGACGAGTAGCGCGTACGCTCCCGGCGACACCGTCGCAGGCGGCAGCTCGGTGCGTCCCGCACCATCCTCCAGCGTGTAGCCGTCCAGGGATGCGACGCGGGAGCCCGCATTGAAAAGCTCGATCCACTCCTGCGCGGGTTCTGGCCCGTTCGGATTTGCCAGCACCTCGTTCAGTACAACCTGCGCTCGAGGAGCAAGGGTCCGAACTTCCCCCTCATCACGCAGCGTGTTGCCCGCGGGATCCAAGCTAACCAACGAGTAGGCATAGCTGGTGTCGGGGCTTAGCCCTGAGATGACTAGAAAATCACCAGTTTCAGGCCCGAGTGTGTTGCCAGCGATCTCAACGACCCACAGCGACTCTCGGGGCTTCCGCAATGCCAGGTACGAATCCCCTGCACGCGCGCACCCATCGGCCAAAGGCTGCTCCGTGACCGCGCACTCCAAGGAGGCTCTTGCGACGGATTCTTCAACCGCAAGCCGCGTGGCGGGTAGCCAACTGTCTCCGATTGCAAGCGGCGCGAGACACGGCTCCGAGGCGGAGTCGGTGAGCTCAAGTGTGAAGCAGCTCTCGGCCAGGAACCCTACATCGCTTATCCCCACGGCAACGTGCCCTGCTACGCCGCACGCGTCCAGCGACACGCTGGACTCCCCTACCCGCCATCCTGGACAGAAGACAGCTAGGCGACCGGATCGCCCCTGAGGAGGCCAGACCCGCGGGGCGTATTCGGGTTGTTCGAATGCAACGTCCACCTCGAGCAGCAGGCCCAACCCGAGCTCAGCCAGGGAGTAGCGCTGCCCTGGGACGAGCGGTTCCTGGTTGCCGAGCCATGCTGGAGCCGCGGGATCAACCCCCCAGCGCAACGCTTGAACCTCCCGGTCGAGCAACGACTCGGGGAGGTCGCGCTCACGCAAGCGGCGCTCGTAGTACTCGCTGAGGCTGCCTGTATAGAGCCGCAGGTCGGCGGCGTTGCTGCCGGGCACTTCGAACCGCGCCACGTTTGGGATCCCTCCCGCGCTCGGCGCACCATGAATCTCAATCTCCCTGTCCGGAGCGACCTCCGGCACGGGCGGTTCGAACGAGGGCTCGCAGCCCACTACGACGGCAAGAGCAGCAAGGACGAGCGCGGATGAAACGGGCGGATTCGATCGGAGGTACGGGGCCACCTGAAAACTTCGACCGGTACCAGCGCGAGTTGCTTCTTCGATGGCTGGGGCACTACGGTTCCCGCGTGAGCCCTGAAGACATCAAGCAACTACGCAAGGACCTTGGCTGCACCGCCCGTGAACTCGCAGAGACCCTGGGCCTCGAACAGAAGGAAGTACTCGCGTGGGAGGATGGAGAGCTCTTCCCCACCAAACGCTGGGTGAGCGCGATGCAGCGGCTGAGGCAAGAAGGGCCCAGCGCTATCAAGAAGAAGCCCCGCGGCAAGGCCAAGGGCGCCACGGGGATGGCTCGTCTTCACGACGCGGAACTCTGGGCGATCGTGCGCAAGCTCCTGGCTCACCCTCAGCTGTTCGAACGCGTCAAGGCGCTCGCCGCCGACTTCGACGACCCGAGCTGAGCTAGCGCTCAGTCGTCGTCGTCGTCGTCGTCGTCGTCATCGTCGTCGTCGTCGTCATCGTCGTCGACGTCATCGTCGTCGTCGTCCGATTCGTCGTCATGGTCCCAGCCACGGTCCGTCTCGTCTGCCTCGGTATCGGGGGCACTGATGGAGACGCTCCCCCGAGCCTCTCCGATGTCCTCGTCGTCGGTGTCGTCCTCGATGGACAGCTGGGCGCGTGGCGGCTGCTCGTCCCAGGCGTCAACGGAGTCCTCGCTTAGACCTTCTCCGTCGTCATCGCGTTGATCGGCATCACCGTCATCGGCATCGCCGTCATCGTCGTCATCGTCGTCATCATCGTCATCATCGTCATCATCGTCATCATCGTCATCATCGTCGCCGCCATGGGCCGTGGCGCGCGTGTCCTCTTCGTCACTCTCAGCAGACTCAGCGCGCCGTTGCATGCGCTCCGCTTCGCGACGCTCGAGCTCCTCGAGCTCCGCCCCCATGAGTCCCTCGTCGAGTTCGTCGTCATCCCCGAACGTGTCGCCATCGCTGCGATCGCGAAACTCCTGAGTCGGTTCGCCCTCGGCGTCGACGGGGATCGGATCGCCGCCATCGAACGCTGCTGGCGCTTCGTCGTTGAATTCGATGGGCCCGGCAGGTGCTTCCTCTCCGAGCTGGCTCGTGAACTTGTCTTTCGACTCCTCGCTGAGTTCCGTGAACTCACGCAGCGTCGGGAGATCCTTCAGCGAATCGAGACTGAACAGCTCCAAGAAGGCGTCGCTGGTACCGTAGAGCATCGGACGGCCTGGTTCGTCCTTCTTGCCGAGGATGCGCACCAAATCGCGCTCGAGTAGGCCCTTGAGCACAGGCCCACAGTCCACCCCACGGATGTCGTCTATCTCGGGGCGCGTGATCGGCTGCCGATACGCGATGATGGCGAGAGTCTCGAGCTGCGCGCGGCTTAGGCGCACTGGCCGCTGGGAGAGATGGGTCCGAACGTACTCGCCGTAGCGAGGGTTCGAACGGAAGCTGATGCCTCCAACAGCCTCGTGGAGCACCATCCCGCGGTCGCGGTATTCCGCGCGGAGCTCGTCGATGATCTCCTGTGTTCGCTTCTTGTCGAGCTTGGCAGCGCGGGCCACTTCTTTCACGGACAGCGGCTTGTCGGAGACGAACAGGATGGCTTCGATCAGCCCACGCAAGAAGCCTTCAGTGTCTTCGATGTCTTCCTCGACCGCCGCCTCACCTTCTCCGAGGAGCGAACCAGAGGCGCTCTGCTCATCGCCGTCGATCAGGGTTAGCTGAGGCCCGGCATCGGCGGCTTCCTCCGCATGAAGTTCTCCTTCTGCGGCTCCGTCGCCAGCCTCGGTCGCATCAGAGGCTTGCGGGACGGGCGCTGTCTCTTCTTCCGCGGCATCCCCGTCAGACGCCTCGTCCACCTGTTTTGAGGCCGTCTTCGAGGCCTTCTTGTCCGCCTGCTTGGCGGTCTTCTTCGAGGTCTTCTTGGCGGTCTTCTTCGAGGTCTTCTTGGCGGCTTTCTTCGAGGTCTCCCCAGCTTCCGGCGTTTCCTCCGGTGAGCTGTCCACCTCGGGCGCGCCCACCTCCGCCGCGTCGTCGTTCAGGGGCGCGTCCGGCGTCTCGCTGTTGTCCGTCTCACGTTCCGACGCCGCCGACTTCTCTTTCCTCGCGGCAACTGTCTTCTTGGACGCCTTCGCGGATTTCGTCTTGGTCGCCTGCTTCGCGGCCTTATCGGCCTTGTTTGACGCTGGCTTCTTTGAGG
This portion of the Polyangiaceae bacterium genome encodes:
- a CDS encoding lamin tail domain-containing protein, which translates into the protein MARFEVPGSNAADLRLYTGSLSEYYERRLRERDLPESLLDREVQALRWGVDPAAPAWLGNQEPLVPGQRYSLAELGLGLLLEVDVAFEQPEYAPRVWPPQGRSGRLAVFCPGWRVGESSVSLDACGVAGHVAVGISDVGFLAESCFTLELTDSASEPCLAPLAIGDSWLPATRLAVEESVARASLECAVTEQPLADGCARAGDSYLALRKPRESLWVVEIAGNTLGPETGDFLVISGLSPDTSYAYSLVSLDPAGNTLRDEGEVRTLAPRAQVVLNEVLANPNGPEPAQEWIELFNAGSRVASLDGYTLEDGAGRTELPPATVSPGAYALLVTPEYDRAYPFDLSPSKEVQLIVVEQLGKSGLSNSGEPLILRDPDGDLVSAIPPLKHDKPGYSVARRTPELSDVLISFQTHGAPGASPGEANRFDAAATD
- a CDS encoding XRE family transcriptional regulator; its protein translation is MSPEDIKQLRKDLGCTARELAETLGLEQKEVLAWEDGELFPTKRWVSAMQRLRQEGPSAIKKKPRGKAKGATGMARLHDAELWAIVRKLLAHPQLFERVKALAADFDDPS
- the scpB gene encoding SMC-Scp complex subunit ScpB, with product MAQAKRAKQPEKKQSDASSEVESPAAKKPRGKGAGDAPAVEDATSALEVATKRGKKAGGKPGDAPPNAKSTKPSRSSKASEKANKPAAAKAKEAAPSDSSETTPADDSREAASENAAPSKSKPTKASKPSKKAAKSAKKKTSKTPKAQDTDLAEKAPKKASKRSKREAEASDGTESEPLAGAELADAEAAEPGAGELQDADAKPAKRVSKKPASNKADKTAKNASKKPASNKADKAAKQATKTKSAKASKKTVAARKEKSAASERETDNSETPDAPLNDDAAEVGAPEVDSSPEETPEAGETSKKAAKKTSKKTAKKTSKKTAKQADKKASKTASKQVDEASDGDAAEEETAPVPQASDATEAGDGAAEGELHAEEAADAGPQLTLIDGDEQSASGSLLGEGEAAVEEDIEDTEGFLRGLIEAILFVSDKPLSVKEVARAAKLDKKRTQEIIDELRAEYRDRGMVLHEAVGGISFRSNPRYGEYVRTHLSQRPVRLSRAQLETLAIIAYRQPITRPEIDDIRGVDCGPVLKGLLERDLVRILGKKDEPGRPMLYGTSDAFLELFSLDSLKDLPTLREFTELSEESKDKFTSQLGEEAPAGPIEFNDEAPAAFDGGDPIPVDAEGEPTQEFRDRSDGDTFGDDDELDEGLMGAELEELERREAERMQRRAESAESDEEDTRATAHGGDDDDDDDDDDDDDDDDDDDDDDGDADDGDADQRDDDGEGLSEDSVDAWDEQPPRAQLSIEDDTDDEDIGEARGSVSISAPDTEADETDRGWDHDDESDDDDDDVDDDDDDDDDDDDDDDDDD